The Pigmentiphaga aceris DNA segment ATCATATCCATGCGTGGTAGGGGAGCGTTCTGTAAGCCTGCGAAGGTGACTTGTAAAGGTTGCTGGAGGTATCAGAAGTGCGAATGCTGACATGAGTAGCGATAAAGAGGGTGAAAAGCCCTCTCGCCGTAAGTCCAAGGTTTCCTACGCAACGTTCATCGGCGTAGGGTGAGTCGGCCCCTAAGGCGAGGCAGAGATGCGTAGCTGATGGGAAGCAGGTTAATATTCCTGCACCATTGTTTAATGCGATGGGGGGACGGATCGCGGAACGTCATCGGGGTGTTGGAAGTCCCCGTTGCTGCATCGAAGATGGTACTTAGGCAAATCCGGGTACGTAAATCAAGGGTGTGGCACGAGCAGCTTTTAAGCAGCGAAGTGATCGGAAGTGGTTCCAAGAAAAGCCTCTAAGCTTCAGTTAAACAAGACCGTACCGCAATCCGACACAGGTGGACGGGATGAATATTCTAAGGCGCTTGAGAGAACTCGGGATAAGGAACTCGGCAAATTGATACCGTAACTTCGGGAGAAGGTATGCCCTGGTAGCGTGAAGCACTTGCGTGCCTAGCGTGAAAGGGTCGCAGAGAATCGGTGGCTGCGACTGTTTAATAAAAACACAGCACTCTGCAAACACGAAAGTGGACGTATAGGGTGTGACGCCTGCCCGGTGCCGGAAGGTTAAGTGATGGGGTGCAAGCTCTTGATCGAAGCCCCGGTAAACGGCGGCCGTAACTATAACGGTCCTAAGGTAGCGAAATTCCTTGTCGGGTAAGTTCCGACCTGCACGAATGGCGTAACGATGGCCACACTGTCTCATCCCGAGACTCAGCGAAGTTGAAGTGTTTGTGATGATGCAATCTACCCGCGGCTAGACGGAAAGACCCCATGAACCTTTACTGTAGCTTTGCATTGGACTGTGAATCGGTCTGTGTAGGATAGGTGGGAGGCGCTGAAGCGATGTCGCTAGATGTCGTGGAGCCAACCTTGAAATACCACCCTGATTTATTTGCGGTTCTAACCTTGGTCCGTTATCCGGATCGGGGACAGTGCATGGTGGGCAGTTTGACTGGGGCGGTCTCCTCCTAAAGGGTAACGGAGGAGTTCGAAGGTACGCTAGGTACGGTCGGAAATCGTGCTGATAGTGCAATGGCATAAGCGTGCTTAACTGTGAGACTGACAAGTCGAACAGGTGCGAAAGCAGGACATAGTGATCCGGTGGTTCTGAATGGAAGGGCCATCGCTCAACGGATAAAAGGTACTCTGGGGATAACAGGCTGATACCGCCCAAGAGTTCATATCGACGGCGGTGTTTGGCACCTCGATGTCGGCTCATCTCATCCTGGGGCTGTAGCCGGTCCCAAGGGTATGGCTGTTCGCCATTTAAAGAGGTACGTGAGCTGGGTTTAAAACGTCGTGAGACAGTTTGGTCCCTATCTGCCGTGGGCGCTGGAAATTTGACGGAGCCTGTTCCTAGTACGAGAGGACCGGAATGGACGTACCTCTGGTGTACCGGTTGTCATGCCAATGGCATTGCCGGGTAGCTATGTACGGAAGAGATAACCGCTGAAGGCATCTAAGCGGGAAACTCGTCTGAAGATAAGATTTCCCAGAGACTTGATCTCTCTGAAGGGTCGTTCGAGACCAGGACGTTGATAGGCTGGGTGTGGAAGCGCAGTAATGCGTTAAGCTAACCAGTACTAATTGCCCGTGAGGCTTGATCCTATAACCCTGGCGGTTGTAGCGTTCGTGTCTTTATATGGTCACAACCCGAACACCTGCAAGACGCTCTGTATATAACGATATACACAGCCTCGAAACACACGTATAATTATGCTTCTCTCCAAATTGGGCAGGTTGCTCATAGTTGTCGGCTAATCGAAAGATCAAGCCGACACGAACAACCCGCCAACCAGTTATGCCTGACGACCATAGCAAGGTGGAACCACTCCTTCCCATCCCGAACAGGACAGTGAAACGCCTTTGCGCCGATGATAGTGGACGGACGTCTGTGAAAGTAGGTCATTGTCAGGCTAGTTATACGCAAAACCCCATCTGTGAAAACAGGTGGGGTTTTGTCATTGGGCGACGGGAAAACAGATTACATGCAGAGCAACGCGGTACAGAAAACCGCGTCTCATCCTCCATCCTCTGCAAATCACGACCGCGCCGAGCCCGAAAATAGGCTGACATACCCCGTCGCATTGAATGTCCGTTGAACGTCTCATGCATCAAGCCCCTCATCGGAGGGGCTTTGTTGCGTCTGAGCGGGATGAAACCACCCTGAATACTCAAAAACAGGGGGGTGTGAGATTGGCATCTCAACGGCTGCGACAGAAAAGTTGGCGTCGGAGCTGGTTAAAACACGCTATGAGTTGTTCTAGGCCGCTGCGCTGAAAGCTCTTGTGAGGTCTCGTGGATAGAGGGCCTACACGCGTCACACCCCTCAAAAAACCAGCAGGTGGTCCTGAACCCAGTCTCAAAAGAGCAAAGTGCCAGGCTTCGTATTCAGTTCGTCCTGGAACAGCCGTTATGCATAAGGTCTGAAGCAACACATCGAGCACCGGCTCGATCCTCGTGTGTGCTGTCAGTCTTTTTTGAGCATTAGGATTCAGCATGACATTCATTCGTGACGCCGGGCTATCAACCAAGCTCATCGCGTCATTCGCGTTATGCGCATTGATTACGCTGGGCGTCGGATTGCTGGGGAGCCGCGGCATTGCCGATTTGTCCTCCAGTCTGAAGTTGGTCTTTTCGAACAACCTTGTTTCTGTCGCCAAGACAGCAGAAGCCAAGAACAAGGCGGTTGAACAAAATCGCGATCTTTACCGCCTGGTGGGCTCGACGATGGCGAACGCACCCCAGGCGGTGCGTGATGAGATCTTGAAGTCCATCAAGACGAATCGTGCGGATAGCGAAAAGGCGTTCGCTATCTATCGCGCTACCCCGCTGGCTGATGATGAACGCGCTGCGGGCGACAAGATGGAGAAAGACTGGCCCGCCTATCAGGCGCTGGTCGACCGCATGCTTGCGACCTTGGCCTCGGGTGATGTCGATACGACGCGCACCTTGCTGAATGGTGAGGTGCAGGCGGCGTACAAGACGATTATCGACGAGCTTACTTTGATGGTCGAGTCGAACAATCGTCAGATCGGTGAAGGTGCAGAAGACGCCGAACAACAGGAGCGTGTCGCCAAGATCTATCTGTATGTGGGCGTGCTGTTGGCTTTCATTGCCGCGATTGTGTTGGGCTTGATCATCAGCCGGATGATCAGCCGTCCGATCGCCACTGCAGTGGCCAGCGCGAAACGCGTGGCTGCGGGTGACCTGACTCAGCAGATTGTCAGCCATAGCCGGGATGAAACAGGTCAGCTGTTGACGGCGCTGTCTGATATGCAAAATGGTTTGAAGGCAACCATTCAGCAGATAGCCAGTGCGGCCGATCAGTTGGCCTCTGCTGCGGAAGAACTGAATGCGGTTACCGAGGAAAGTGGTCGTGGTCTGGCAAGACAAAATGCCGAGATTCAGCAGGCGGCGACCGCCGTGACGCAGATGACGGCGGCAGTCGAAGAGGTTGCACGCAATGCGGCCTCGACCTCTGAAGCATCGAGTCTGGCCAGCACCGAGGCGCAGCGTGGACGGGATCAGACACGCGAGGCCGCGGTGGCAATCAACAACGTAAGCGCTGGTATTTCTTCATCGACCTTGCAGGTGGAAGAGTTGGCGTCGCAGGTTCGAGATATCGGCAAAGTGCTTGATGTCATTCGCGGTATCGCTGACCAGACCAATCTGCTGGCGTTGAATGCCGCCATCGAAGCCGCACGTGCCGGTGAGCAAGGGCGTGGATTTGCTGTGGTGGCGGACGAAGTGCGGGCGTTGGCTGCTCGCACGCAAACCTCGACGGGCGAGATCGAAGGCATGATCGGCACGGTGCAACGCAGTGCTGACCAGGCCGTGCTGGCGATGGGCACGAGCCGTGATCTGGCCGCCAATACGCAGTCTTTGGCGCAGGCTGCGGGCCAGGCGCTGGACCGCATTGCTGAAGGCATTTCGCAGATCAATGATCGCAATATGGTGGTGGCGACGGCGTCTGAAGAGCAGGCCAATGTTGCTCGGGAAGTGGATCGCAATCTGACGAATATCCAGGATCTGTCGACGCAGACGGCAGCGGGTTCGAGCCAGACCAGCGCGTCCAGCCAGGAACTGTCGCTGCTGGCGATTTCGTTCAATGACCTGGTGGGCAAGTTCAAGCTGTAACCCGAGCGGTGACGGGTAGTGATCGCTGCTGACGCGATTGAGGAAAAATCGATCTCAGGCCAAAGACGACGAGTCCAGGCTTGAGATTGATCCTCTTCAGCCTGGCTTGTCGATCTTTCCTGCTTGTCCCTAAAGGACTTGTGCCTACCGACTTGTCTCTAACTGACTTGTCCGAGCCCTGCTGCGCACTGCCCCGCCTACGCTCTATCAGGGCCGTGCCACACCCACAATCAACACCAATGTGATGCCCCCGCTTCACTGAGGCAAGGCAACACTCATTCCGTCGCAGCAGTCAGCGCAATGCTGTGCCCCACCAGGTGCTCCACCAAGCGGCGGATCGGTAGCGACAGGGGTTCCTTGCGGGTGCACACGAACATGTCTCGTTGTGCCCAGGGTTCGTCCAGGATCAAGGTTCGCAGTCCCAGCCCCTGCTGGTAAGTCACGCCCGACAGCTCGGGCAAGATACCCACGCCCAGTCCTGCTGCCACCATGCGGCAGACGGCATGAAAGCTCTGGGCCTGCATACGCGATCGCAAGGGGCGGCCGGCTTCGGCTGCGGCCTCTTCGATGGCGCGCGAGACGGCTGTGCCTTTGTCCAGGCTGACCAGGTCGTGGGCCAGAACCTGACTGAATCGAACGCGGTCTCCGCGCAGCGGATGGTCGGGCGGGACGACGACGATCAAGCGATCACCGTGATATGGATAAAGCGTGACGCCGTCTGTCGGGACGCCGGCCATGATGACGCCCACATCGGCAATGCCGCTGCGCACGGCTTGCACGATTTTTCGGCTGCGCCATTCGCGGACCTCCAGACGGATGTCGGGGAAGGTGCTGGTGAATGTCGCCAGGGCATCGGGCAGGCCCCGGCCCAGCGCAGAGCTGTTGGCAAAGCACTTCACCTGGGCACTCACGCCATCGACGTAGGTGCTCATGTCGGTGTTCATCGCATCGACATCGGCCAGCAGCTTGCGCACATGGGCCAGCAGGGTCGCACCGGCTGCGGTAGGTTCCACGCCGCTGGAGGTGCGAACCAGCAGCGATACGCCGTACATGTCTTCCAGCAAGGCAATGCGCCGACTGGCGGCCGACAGCGCAATGTGGGTCTGCTCGGCGGCTTTGGACAGACTGCCGCTTTCCACCGCGCGCTGAAACAGCAGCAGCGAGTTCAGATTGGGCAGCATGCAGGCGAGGCCCCGGATGTCAGCGGCGCAAGGCCGCAGGGATTGGTCATGCTGAATTATCCCCCTACGGGAAAACCATCCTTATCGAAATTGGAAGGGTTACTTCAAAAAGCGGTAATTGTCGGGGGCCTACCCCTTGCCTACAGTAAACGCCAACATCGACTCCAATGGTGAAACGTTCATGACCCGTAAACACAGCATCGCAGTCATTCCCGGCGACGGCATCGGCAAGGAAGTGATGCCGGAAGGCATCCGTGTGCTGGACGAAGTGGGTCGCCGTTTTGGCATTGCATTCGACTACCAGCACTTCAACGACTGGTGCACGGACTACTACGTGAAGCACGGCACCATGATGCCCGACGACTGGGCAGACCAGCTTGGTCGCCACGAGGCGATCTTCTTTGGTGCCGTCGGCGCGCCGGACGTGGTGCCGGATCACACCGCAGTGTGGGGCTCGGTCATCAAGATTCGTCGCGACTTCGATCAGTACGTGAACCTGCGTCCGGTTCGCCTGATGCCGGGCGTACCCAGCCCCTTGGCCAATCGTGCGCCGGGCGAGATCGATTTCCTAGTGGTGCGCGAGAATACCGAGGGGGAATATTCCTCGCTGGGTGGCCGCATGTTCGAAGGCACCGACCGTGAATTCGCGGTACAGGAATCGGTTTTCACGCGCACGGGCGTGGACCGCATTCTGGAATTCTCGTATCAGCTGGCCCAGCGCCGGCCGCGCAAGAATCTGGTGGCCGCCACCAAGTCCAACGGCATCTCGATCACCATGCCGTACTGGGATGAGCGCCTGCAGGAAGCCGCCGCGCGGTATCCGGACGTGGCCACCCGCAAGTACCACATCGACATTCTGTGCGCGCACTTCGTGCAGCATCCGGACTGGTTCGATGTGGTGGTGGCGTCCAATCTGTTTGGTGACATCTTGTCTGACCTGGGCCCGGCATGCACGGGCACCATCGGCATTGCGCCCTCGGCAAACCTGAACCCGGAAGGCCGTTTCCCGTCTTTGTTCGAACCGGTGCACGGTTCTGCCCCGGACATCGCAGGCAAGGGCATTGCCAATCCGATCGGCCAGATCTGGTCGGCCAAGCTGATGCTGGAGCATCTGGGCAAGGACGATCCGGTTTATCTGGAAGCAGCCGGCGCTATCATGGAAGCAATTGAAACCGTGTTGGAGCACGGCCCGCGCACCCCCGACATGGGCGGCACTGCGCGTACCGTGGATGTGGGCAAGGCGATCGCGGAATGCATCGCCACCCGCACCGTGCGCGCAGCGGCCTGATTTCCTGCTTCCTCCGTTTTCCCCATTCGGCCTGAGCACCCACGACGGCTGTTCAGGACGCGGGCAGCGGTGTGGAAACTCAGAAAGTGCCATATTGCGGCACGTCCTCCGCTGCGCTGCCCGACGCAAGATATCGGCACACACTACAAGCAGGTCGACCAAGCGCCAGGAAGGCGCTGATCGGGCGATCTGTGCATCACACATCACAACGAGGCGCTCGTGAATACTGCCAAGCACTACATCGCCAATGCCTGGGTTGAACCCGCGCAGGGCGGCACCATTCCTGTCTACGAACCGGCCAATGGCGCGGTGTATACCCACTTGGCACGTGGGACGGCAGAAGACATCGATCGCGCGGTACAGGC contains these protein-coding regions:
- a CDS encoding LysR substrate-binding domain-containing protein, with translation MLPNLNSLLLFQRAVESGSLSKAAEQTHIALSAASRRIALLEDMYGVSLLVRTSSGVEPTAAGATLLAHVRKLLADVDAMNTDMSTYVDGVSAQVKCFANSSALGRGLPDALATFTSTFPDIRLEVREWRSRKIVQAVRSGIADVGVIMAGVPTDGVTLYPYHGDRLIVVVPPDHPLRGDRVRFSQVLAHDLVSLDKGTAVSRAIEEAAAEAGRPLRSRMQAQSFHAVCRMVAAGLGVGILPELSGVTYQQGLGLRTLILDEPWAQRDMFVCTRKEPLSLPIRRLVEHLVGHSIALTAATE
- a CDS encoding methyl-accepting chemotaxis protein — protein: MTFIRDAGLSTKLIASFALCALITLGVGLLGSRGIADLSSSLKLVFSNNLVSVAKTAEAKNKAVEQNRDLYRLVGSTMANAPQAVRDEILKSIKTNRADSEKAFAIYRATPLADDERAAGDKMEKDWPAYQALVDRMLATLASGDVDTTRTLLNGEVQAAYKTIIDELTLMVESNNRQIGEGAEDAEQQERVAKIYLYVGVLLAFIAAIVLGLIISRMISRPIATAVASAKRVAAGDLTQQIVSHSRDETGQLLTALSDMQNGLKATIQQIASAADQLASAAEELNAVTEESGRGLARQNAEIQQAATAVTQMTAAVEEVARNAASTSEASSLASTEAQRGRDQTREAAVAINNVSAGISSSTLQVEELASQVRDIGKVLDVIRGIADQTNLLALNAAIEAARAGEQGRGFAVVADEVRALAARTQTSTGEIEGMIGTVQRSADQAVLAMGTSRDLAANTQSLAQAAGQALDRIAEGISQINDRNMVVATASEEQANVAREVDRNLTNIQDLSTQTAAGSSQTSASSQELSLLAISFNDLVGKFKL
- a CDS encoding tartrate dehydrogenase, coding for MTRKHSIAVIPGDGIGKEVMPEGIRVLDEVGRRFGIAFDYQHFNDWCTDYYVKHGTMMPDDWADQLGRHEAIFFGAVGAPDVVPDHTAVWGSVIKIRRDFDQYVNLRPVRLMPGVPSPLANRAPGEIDFLVVRENTEGEYSSLGGRMFEGTDREFAVQESVFTRTGVDRILEFSYQLAQRRPRKNLVAATKSNGISITMPYWDERLQEAAARYPDVATRKYHIDILCAHFVQHPDWFDVVVASNLFGDILSDLGPACTGTIGIAPSANLNPEGRFPSLFEPVHGSAPDIAGKGIANPIGQIWSAKLMLEHLGKDDPVYLEAAGAIMEAIETVLEHGPRTPDMGGTARTVDVGKAIAECIATRTVRAAA